A genome region from Oxyura jamaicensis isolate SHBP4307 breed ruddy duck chromosome 25, BPBGC_Ojam_1.0, whole genome shotgun sequence includes the following:
- the PI4KB gene encoding phosphatidylinositol 4-kinase beta isoform X6: MKILNPGAWPCPTSSADTKPSRNPVRLAPEREFIKSLIAIGKRLATLPTKEQKTQRLISELSLLNHKLPARAWLPTAGFDHHVVRVPHTQAVVLNSKDKAPYLIYVEVLECDNFDTANVPARIPENRIRSTRSAENLPECGITHEQRTSSFTTVPNYDNDDEAWSVDDIVELQVELPEIHTNSCDNISQFSVDSITSQESREPVFIAAGDIRRRLSEQLAHTPTAFKRDPEDPSAVALKEPWQEKVRRIREGSPYGHLPSWRLLSVIVKCGDDLRQELLAFQVLKQLQSIWEQERVPLWIKPYKILVISADSGMIEPVVNAVSIHQIKKQSLLSLLDYFLQEHGNYNTESFLTAQRNFVQSCAGYCLVCYLLQVKDRHNGNILLDADGHIIHIDFGFILSSSPRNLGFETSAFKLTTEFVDVMGGPDGDMFNYYKMLMLQGLIAARKHMDKVVQIVEIMQQGSQLPCFHGSSTIRNLKERFHMNMTEEQLQLLVEQMVDGSMRSITTKLYDGFQYLTNGIM; encoded by the exons CCTGTCAGACTTGCTCCCGAGAGAGAGTTCATCAAATCCCTGATAGCCATCGGGAAGCGCCTGGCCACCTTGCCGACCAAAGAGCAGAAGACCCAGCGGCTCATCTCGGAGCTGTCACTGCTGAACCACAAGCTGCCAGCACGTGCCTGGCTCCCGACGGCCGGCTTCGACCATCACGTAGTGCGGGTGCCCCACACGCAGGCAGTCGTGCTCAACTCCAAGGACAAG GCTCCTTATTTAATCTACGTTGAAGTACTTGAATGTGACAATTTCGACACAGCGAATGTGCCTGCCCGGATCCCCGAGAACCGCATCCGGAGCACGCGCTCAGCCGAGAACCTCCCGGAGTGCGGCATCACGCACGAGCAGCGGACCAGCAGCTTCACCACCGTCCCCAACTATGACAACGACGACGAGGCTTGGTCCGTGGACGATATCGTGGAGCTGCAAGTCGAG ctgccGGAGATTCACACCAACAGCTGTGACAACATTTCCCAGTTCTCCGTGGACAGCATCACcagccaggagagcagggagccCGTCTTCATAGCTGCTGGAGATATCAG GCGACGACTCTCAGAGCAGCTGGCGCACACCCCCACGGCCTTCAAGAGGGATCCCGAGGACCCGTCCGCGGTCGCCCTGAAGGAGCCCTGGCAGGAGAAAGTCAG GAGGATCAGGGAAGGGTCCCCGTACGGCCACCTCCCCTCCTGGCGCCTCCTTTCCGTCATCGTGAAGTGCGGGGACGACCTGCGGCAGGAGCTGCTCGCCTTCCAGGTCCTCAAGCAGCTGCAG TCCATCTGGGAGCAGGAGCGTGTTCCCCTCTGGATCAAGCCATACAAAATCCTCGTCATCTCCGCCGACAGCGGCATGATTGAGCCAGTTGTGAATGCTGTTTCCATCCACCAAATCAAGAAGCAATCCTTGCTGTCGCTGCTGGATTATTTCCTGCAGGAACACGGCAATTACAACACCGAATCCTTCCTGACGGCCCAGAGGAATtttgtgcagagctgtgctggttACTGCCTGGTGTGTTACCTGCTGCAGGTCAAGGACAG GCACAATGGCAACATCTTGCTGGATGCAGATGGACACATCATCCACATTGATTTTGGGTTCATCCTTTCCAGTTCCCCCAGGAATCTTGGCTTTGAGACGTCTGCCTTCAAACTCACCACTGAATTTGTGGAT GTGATGGGTGGGCCAGACGGGGACATGTTCAACTACTACAAGATGCTGATGCTGCAGGGTCTCATCGCTGCCCGGAAGCACATGGATAAAGTCGTGCAGATTGTGGAGATAATGCAGCAAG GTTCACAGCTCCCCTGCTTCCACGGCTCGAGCACCATCCGCAACCTGAAGGAGCGTTTCCACATGAACATGAcggaggagcagctgcagctgctcgtGGAGCAGATGGTGGATGGCAGCATGCGCTCCATCACCACCAAGCTCTACGATGGCTTCCAGTACCTCACCAACGGCATCATGTGA
- the ZNF687 gene encoding zinc finger protein 687 isoform X1, translating to MGDMKTPDFDDLLAAFDIPDIDTNEAIHSSHEEADAHIKQVPGEPGPPDHVLPHTDITAVSVIVKNTVCPEQLDALDGRSKDGHVIGPRLLQNGFGAAEMPRSPTSRSVEAVASSNGECWGKEKGPKALDIFSHFSPDPNEDNAANLIDRPRECKPKEKSLAVPSLSPSPTPSLDCKEPMGESTENLPPAFPQPFETSQAGGANGSPPSVPCIKKEESDSEEVGREASPKGLAAALGDSPLEHLKSVTVRYSTGDSPIASWPGSDPNLDSSTSNLPEVKRSPTSPREPFFKPSSPMVQSPRLPPSPKQLDDIALKEEQEALEKAMGSPQSMSSAEEEEEEDDNNNDSPSSNSSRPLKVRIKTIKTSCGSITRTVTRVSSDSEPGSTKGTAEQSSQEPSLEGISFSGSAEKEDGIVLEVPKEKMDLSSPLKTIEGPKIVSVQLGNGTKIKGTVLPVSTIQNASSAMLIAASVAQQKSVVLPSKTGKAVAKNIINLVPQTLPKADTRTNVSTVTQTTTITTTANQKVNGTTVVMVQPQKPSPTIAGTVISRSQSSLVEAFNKILNSKNLLPTYKPNLNPPADASLTLPPFGYRCLECGDSFALEKSLARHYDRRSMRIEVTCNHCTKRLVFFNKCSLLLHAREHKDKGLVMQCSHLVMRPIALDQMIGQPDITPLVSVTSFPAGKVAGVAQDALAAANGAPELPILPLSSGLEQTNYSCFRCLECKEQCKDKAGLAAHFQQAVTTGTTSSTVCTTCPMIMSNRCSFNAHQRMHKNRPPHVCPECGGNFLLANFETHLKEACLHFSRRVGYRCPSCAVVFGGVNSIKSHIQTSHCEVFHKCPICPMAFKSAPSAHAHVYTQHPGFSNQQSKMIYKCAMCDTVFTHKPLLSSHFDQHLLNQRVSVFKCPDCPLLFAQKRTMLEHLKNTHQPQKPKDDLAKKAAVLLTPKQEPVETPVSKISEESSSSTEEDEPPSSPELRKTKRSRFQRKTVNKSKGSGWTCGVCHSWFPERDEYVSHMKKDHGKSVKKFPCHLCERSFCSAPSLRRHVRVNHEGIKRVYPCRYCTEGKRTFSSRLILEKHIQVRHGIKVTDQTKSQEVVIARIGTGTAQVSGRKRKLSSDEGDSCSEEPDSTTPPSKNPKGDRKAPFRCRKCGYLASSSADFQEHIPQHRTDESSHQCRECGLCFTSQVSLNRHRFITHKKKKGAGEMEEPGPRSPLEGGAQHMADGKLSCKVCGRCFDSQLNLKTHFRTHGMAFIRARQNASPEN from the exons ATGGGTGACATGAAAACTCCAGATTTCGACGACCTGCTGGCAGCTTTTGACATTCCCGACATCGACACGAACGAGGCCATTCACTCCAGCCATGAGGAGGCCGACGCTCACATCAAGCAGGTCCCTGGGGAGCCGGGGCCCCCTGACCACGTCCTCCCCCATACGGACATCACCGCGGTCAGCGTGATCGTGAAGAACACCGTCTGCCCCGAGCAGCTCGACGCCCTGGATGGGCGCAGTAAAGACGGGCACGTCATCGGCCCCCGCTTGCTGCAGAATGGCTTTGGGGCCGCCGAGATGCCCAGGTCCCCCACCTCCAGGTCCGTGGAAGCTGTGGCATCCTCCAACGGGGAGtgctgggggaaagaaaaaggtccCAAAGCCCTGGACATCTTCTCCCATTTTAGTCCTGATCCCAATGAAGACAACGCTGCCAACCTGATCGACAGACCTCGGGAGTGCAAGCCAAAGGAGAAGTCCCTCGCCGTGCCGTCCCTCTCCCCGTCGCCCACCCCATCGCTGGACTGCAAAGAGCCCATGGGAGAGAGCACGGAGAACCTGCCCCCGGCTTTCCCGCAGCCCTTTGAAACCAGCCAGGCAGGGGGTGCAAACGGGTCCCCTCCTTCTGTTCCCTGCATCAAAAAGGAGGAGTCTGACTCAGAGGAGGTGGGCCGCGAAGCCAGCCCAAAGGGTTTGGCCGCAGCCTTGGGTGACAGTCCCTTGGAGCACTTGAAATCCGTCACTGTTCGCTACTCCACAGGTGATTCTCCCATTGCATCGTGGCCCGGTTCCGACCCAAACCTggacagcagcaccagcaaCCTCCCTGAAGTGAAGCGCTCGCCCACCAGCCCCCGGGAGCCGTTCTTCAAGCCTTCGTCACCCATGGTGCAGAGCCCCAGACTGCCACCCTCTCCGAAGCAGCTGGATGACATCGCCCTCAAGGAAGAGCAGGAGGCTCTGGAGAAGGCGATGGGAAGTCCACAGAGTATGTCTAgtgctgaggaagaggaggaagaagacgACAACAACAACGATTCCCCTTCTTCCAATTCCTCGCGGCCGCTGAAAGTGCGGATTAAAACCATCAAAACGTCTTGTGGCAGCATCACCCGGACGGTGACCCGGGTCTCATCGGATTCAGAGCCAGGCTCCACCAAGGGGACGGCTGAGCAGAGCTCTCAGGAGCCCTCTCTTGAGGGGATCAGCTTTTCGGGTTCAGCAGAGAAAGAGGATGGGATCGTGCTGGAGGTGCCCAAGGAGAAGATGGATCTCTCCAGCCCCTTGAAAACCATCGAGGGGCCCAAAATTGTCAGCGTTCAGCTTGGCAACGGCACCAAGATCAAAGGGACCGTCCTGCCGGTCTCCACCATCCAGAACGCCAGCAGTGCCATGCTGATCGCTGCCAGCGTCGCGCAGCAGAAATCCGTGGTGCTGCCGTCCAAGACGGGCAAAGCCGTGGCCAAGAACATCATCAACCTGGTGCCGCAGACCCTGCCCAAAGCCGACACGCGGACCAACGTCAGCACGGTGACGCAgaccaccaccatcaccaccacgGCCAACCAGAAGGTCAACGGCACCACCGTCGTGATGGTGCAGCCGCAGAAACCTTCCCCCACCATCGCGGGCACGGTCATTTCCAGGAGCCAGTCCAGCCTCGTGGAAGCCTTTAACAAGATCCTCAACAGTAAAAACCTCTTGCCAACCTACAAACCCAACCTGAACCCCCCGGCCGATGCGAGCCTCACGCTGCCTCCGTTTGGTTACCGCTGCCTGGAGTGCGGGGACTCCTTCGCCCTGGAGAAGAGCTTGGCTCGCCACTACGACCGGCGAAGCATGCGCATCGAGGTAACCTGCAACCACTGCACCAAGCGCCTCGTGTTCTTCAACAAGTGCAGTTTGCTCCTGCACGCCCGGGAGCACAAGGACAAAGGGCTGGTGATGCAGTGCTCCCACCTGGTCATGAGGCCCATCGCTTTGGATCAGATGATCGGGCAGCCGGACATCACCCCACTGGTCTCAGTCacctccttccctgctggcaAAGTGGCCGGCGTGGCTCAGGACGCCTTGGCCGCGGCCAACGGGGCTCCGGAGCTCCCCATCCTGCCTCTGAGCAGCGGCTTGGAGCAGACCAACTACAGCTGCTTCAGGTGCCTGGAGTGCAAAGAGCAGTGCAAAGACAAGGCCGGGCTGGCCGCGCATTTCCAGCAGGCGGTGACCACGGGGACCACCAGCAGCACG GTTTGCACGACGTGCCCCATGATCATGTCCAACCGCTGCAGCTTCAACGCCCATCAGCGCATGCACAAAAACCGGCCTCCCCACGTCTGCCCCGAGTGCGGGGGGAATTTCCTGCTCGCCAACTTCGAGACCCACCTGAAGGAGGCCTGCCTGCACTTCTCCCGGAGGGTGGGCTACAG ATGTCCCAGCTGCGCTGTGGTGTTCGGCGGGGTCAACTCCATCAAGTCCCACATCCAGACGTCGCACTGCGAGGTGTTTCACAAGTGCCCCATCTGTCCCATGGCGTTCAAGTCAGCCCCCAGCGCCCACGCGCACGTTTACACGCAGCACCCTGGCTTCAGCAACCAGCAGTCCAA AATGATTTACAAGTGTGCAATGTGCGACACGGTTTTCACCCACAagcccctgctctcctcccacTTCGACCAGCATTTGCTCAACCAGCGGGTCAGCGTCTTCAAGTGTCCGGACTGCCCGCTGCTCTTTGCCCAGAAGCGCACCATGCTGGAGCACCTCAAG AACACTCATCAGCCCCAAAAACCCAAGGACGACCTGGCAAAGAAGGCGGCTGTCCTGCTCACACCAAAGCAGGAACCTGTCGAAACCCCCGTGTCCAAGATTTCGGAGGAGTCGTCGTCCTCCACAGAGGAGGATGAGCCTCCCAGCTCGCCAGAGCTGCGCAAGACAAAGAGGAGCCGCTTCCAGCGCAAGACGGTCAACAAGTCGAAGGGCAGCGGGTGGACGTGCGGGGTTTGCCACTCCTGGTTCCCAGAGCGTGATGAATACGTCTCTCACATGAAGAAGGATCATGGCAAG tCGGTGAAGAAGTTCCCGTGCCACCTGTGTGAGCGTTcgttctgctctgctcccagcctccgGAGACACGTGCGCGTGAATCACGAAGGGATCAAGCGCGTCTATCCCTGCCG gtaCTGCACAGAGGGCAAGCGGACCTTCAGCAGCCGGCTCATCCTGGAGAAGCACATCCAGGTGCGACACGGGATCAAGGTGACCGACCAGACAAAGAGCCAGGAGGTCGTTATCGCCCGGATAGGGACTGGCACTGCGCAG GTGTCCGGCCGGAAGCGGAAGCTGTCCTCGGACGAGGGTGACTCGTGCAGCGAGGAGCCTGACAGCACGACGCCTCCCTCCAAAAACCCCAAGGGTGACCGCAAGGCGCCCTTCCGGTGCCGCAAGTGCGGCTACCTCGCCAGCAGCTCAGCCGACTTCCAGGAACACATTCCCCAGCACCGGACTGACGAGAGCTCCCACCAGTGCCGGGAGTGCGGGCTCTGCTTCACCTCCCAGGTCTCCCTCAACCGCCACCGCTTCATCACCcacaagaagaagaagggagCGGGCGAGATGGAGGAGCCGGGGCCCCGGAGCCCCCTGGAAGGAGGTGCCCAGCACATGGCCGACGGCAAGCTGTCCTGCAAGGTGTGTGGCCGCTGCTTTGACAGCCAGCTGAACCTCAAGACGCACTTCCGCACCCACGGCATGGCCTTCATCCGTGCGAGGCAGAATGCAAGCCCTGAAAACTAG
- the ZNF687 gene encoding zinc finger protein 687 isoform X2 → MGDMKTPDFDDLLAAFDIPDIDTNEAIHSSHEEADAHIKQVPGEPGPPDHVLPHTDITAVSVIVKNTVCPEQLDALDGRSKDGHVIGPRLLQNGFGAAEMPRSPTSSPDPNEDNAANLIDRPRECKPKEKSLAVPSLSPSPTPSLDCKEPMGESTENLPPAFPQPFETSQAGGANGSPPSVPCIKKEESDSEEVGREASPKGLAAALGDSPLEHLKSVTVRYSTGDSPIASWPGSDPNLDSSTSNLPEVKRSPTSPREPFFKPSSPMVQSPRLPPSPKQLDDIALKEEQEALEKAMGSPQSMSSAEEEEEEDDNNNDSPSSNSSRPLKVRIKTIKTSCGSITRTVTRVSSDSEPGSTKGTAEQSSQEPSLEGISFSGSAEKEDGIVLEVPKEKMDLSSPLKTIEGPKIVSVQLGNGTKIKGTVLPVSTIQNASSAMLIAASVAQQKSVVLPSKTGKAVAKNIINLVPQTLPKADTRTNVSTVTQTTTITTTANQKVNGTTVVMVQPQKPSPTIAGTVISRSQSSLVEAFNKILNSKNLLPTYKPNLNPPADASLTLPPFGYRCLECGDSFALEKSLARHYDRRSMRIEVTCNHCTKRLVFFNKCSLLLHAREHKDKGLVMQCSHLVMRPIALDQMIGQPDITPLVSVTSFPAGKVAGVAQDALAAANGAPELPILPLSSGLEQTNYSCFRCLECKEQCKDKAGLAAHFQQAVTTGTTSSTVCTTCPMIMSNRCSFNAHQRMHKNRPPHVCPECGGNFLLANFETHLKEACLHFSRRVGYRCPSCAVVFGGVNSIKSHIQTSHCEVFHKCPICPMAFKSAPSAHAHVYTQHPGFSNQQSKMIYKCAMCDTVFTHKPLLSSHFDQHLLNQRVSVFKCPDCPLLFAQKRTMLEHLKNTHQPQKPKDDLAKKAAVLLTPKQEPVETPVSKISEESSSSTEEDEPPSSPELRKTKRSRFQRKTVNKSKGSGWTCGVCHSWFPERDEYVSHMKKDHGKSVKKFPCHLCERSFCSAPSLRRHVRVNHEGIKRVYPCRYCTEGKRTFSSRLILEKHIQVRHGIKVTDQTKSQEVVIARIGTGTAQVSGRKRKLSSDEGDSCSEEPDSTTPPSKNPKGDRKAPFRCRKCGYLASSSADFQEHIPQHRTDESSHQCRECGLCFTSQVSLNRHRFITHKKKKGAGEMEEPGPRSPLEGGAQHMADGKLSCKVCGRCFDSQLNLKTHFRTHGMAFIRARQNASPEN, encoded by the exons ATGGGTGACATGAAAACTCCAGATTTCGACGACCTGCTGGCAGCTTTTGACATTCCCGACATCGACACGAACGAGGCCATTCACTCCAGCCATGAGGAGGCCGACGCTCACATCAAGCAGGTCCCTGGGGAGCCGGGGCCCCCTGACCACGTCCTCCCCCATACGGACATCACCGCGGTCAGCGTGATCGTGAAGAACACCGTCTGCCCCGAGCAGCTCGACGCCCTGGATGGGCGCAGTAAAGACGGGCACGTCATCGGCCCCCGCTTGCTGCAGAATGGCTTTGGGGCCGCCGAGATGCCCAGGTCCCCCACCTCCAG TCCTGATCCCAATGAAGACAACGCTGCCAACCTGATCGACAGACCTCGGGAGTGCAAGCCAAAGGAGAAGTCCCTCGCCGTGCCGTCCCTCTCCCCGTCGCCCACCCCATCGCTGGACTGCAAAGAGCCCATGGGAGAGAGCACGGAGAACCTGCCCCCGGCTTTCCCGCAGCCCTTTGAAACCAGCCAGGCAGGGGGTGCAAACGGGTCCCCTCCTTCTGTTCCCTGCATCAAAAAGGAGGAGTCTGACTCAGAGGAGGTGGGCCGCGAAGCCAGCCCAAAGGGTTTGGCCGCAGCCTTGGGTGACAGTCCCTTGGAGCACTTGAAATCCGTCACTGTTCGCTACTCCACAGGTGATTCTCCCATTGCATCGTGGCCCGGTTCCGACCCAAACCTggacagcagcaccagcaaCCTCCCTGAAGTGAAGCGCTCGCCCACCAGCCCCCGGGAGCCGTTCTTCAAGCCTTCGTCACCCATGGTGCAGAGCCCCAGACTGCCACCCTCTCCGAAGCAGCTGGATGACATCGCCCTCAAGGAAGAGCAGGAGGCTCTGGAGAAGGCGATGGGAAGTCCACAGAGTATGTCTAgtgctgaggaagaggaggaagaagacgACAACAACAACGATTCCCCTTCTTCCAATTCCTCGCGGCCGCTGAAAGTGCGGATTAAAACCATCAAAACGTCTTGTGGCAGCATCACCCGGACGGTGACCCGGGTCTCATCGGATTCAGAGCCAGGCTCCACCAAGGGGACGGCTGAGCAGAGCTCTCAGGAGCCCTCTCTTGAGGGGATCAGCTTTTCGGGTTCAGCAGAGAAAGAGGATGGGATCGTGCTGGAGGTGCCCAAGGAGAAGATGGATCTCTCCAGCCCCTTGAAAACCATCGAGGGGCCCAAAATTGTCAGCGTTCAGCTTGGCAACGGCACCAAGATCAAAGGGACCGTCCTGCCGGTCTCCACCATCCAGAACGCCAGCAGTGCCATGCTGATCGCTGCCAGCGTCGCGCAGCAGAAATCCGTGGTGCTGCCGTCCAAGACGGGCAAAGCCGTGGCCAAGAACATCATCAACCTGGTGCCGCAGACCCTGCCCAAAGCCGACACGCGGACCAACGTCAGCACGGTGACGCAgaccaccaccatcaccaccacgGCCAACCAGAAGGTCAACGGCACCACCGTCGTGATGGTGCAGCCGCAGAAACCTTCCCCCACCATCGCGGGCACGGTCATTTCCAGGAGCCAGTCCAGCCTCGTGGAAGCCTTTAACAAGATCCTCAACAGTAAAAACCTCTTGCCAACCTACAAACCCAACCTGAACCCCCCGGCCGATGCGAGCCTCACGCTGCCTCCGTTTGGTTACCGCTGCCTGGAGTGCGGGGACTCCTTCGCCCTGGAGAAGAGCTTGGCTCGCCACTACGACCGGCGAAGCATGCGCATCGAGGTAACCTGCAACCACTGCACCAAGCGCCTCGTGTTCTTCAACAAGTGCAGTTTGCTCCTGCACGCCCGGGAGCACAAGGACAAAGGGCTGGTGATGCAGTGCTCCCACCTGGTCATGAGGCCCATCGCTTTGGATCAGATGATCGGGCAGCCGGACATCACCCCACTGGTCTCAGTCacctccttccctgctggcaAAGTGGCCGGCGTGGCTCAGGACGCCTTGGCCGCGGCCAACGGGGCTCCGGAGCTCCCCATCCTGCCTCTGAGCAGCGGCTTGGAGCAGACCAACTACAGCTGCTTCAGGTGCCTGGAGTGCAAAGAGCAGTGCAAAGACAAGGCCGGGCTGGCCGCGCATTTCCAGCAGGCGGTGACCACGGGGACCACCAGCAGCACG GTTTGCACGACGTGCCCCATGATCATGTCCAACCGCTGCAGCTTCAACGCCCATCAGCGCATGCACAAAAACCGGCCTCCCCACGTCTGCCCCGAGTGCGGGGGGAATTTCCTGCTCGCCAACTTCGAGACCCACCTGAAGGAGGCCTGCCTGCACTTCTCCCGGAGGGTGGGCTACAG ATGTCCCAGCTGCGCTGTGGTGTTCGGCGGGGTCAACTCCATCAAGTCCCACATCCAGACGTCGCACTGCGAGGTGTTTCACAAGTGCCCCATCTGTCCCATGGCGTTCAAGTCAGCCCCCAGCGCCCACGCGCACGTTTACACGCAGCACCCTGGCTTCAGCAACCAGCAGTCCAA AATGATTTACAAGTGTGCAATGTGCGACACGGTTTTCACCCACAagcccctgctctcctcccacTTCGACCAGCATTTGCTCAACCAGCGGGTCAGCGTCTTCAAGTGTCCGGACTGCCCGCTGCTCTTTGCCCAGAAGCGCACCATGCTGGAGCACCTCAAG AACACTCATCAGCCCCAAAAACCCAAGGACGACCTGGCAAAGAAGGCGGCTGTCCTGCTCACACCAAAGCAGGAACCTGTCGAAACCCCCGTGTCCAAGATTTCGGAGGAGTCGTCGTCCTCCACAGAGGAGGATGAGCCTCCCAGCTCGCCAGAGCTGCGCAAGACAAAGAGGAGCCGCTTCCAGCGCAAGACGGTCAACAAGTCGAAGGGCAGCGGGTGGACGTGCGGGGTTTGCCACTCCTGGTTCCCAGAGCGTGATGAATACGTCTCTCACATGAAGAAGGATCATGGCAAG tCGGTGAAGAAGTTCCCGTGCCACCTGTGTGAGCGTTcgttctgctctgctcccagcctccgGAGACACGTGCGCGTGAATCACGAAGGGATCAAGCGCGTCTATCCCTGCCG gtaCTGCACAGAGGGCAAGCGGACCTTCAGCAGCCGGCTCATCCTGGAGAAGCACATCCAGGTGCGACACGGGATCAAGGTGACCGACCAGACAAAGAGCCAGGAGGTCGTTATCGCCCGGATAGGGACTGGCACTGCGCAG GTGTCCGGCCGGAAGCGGAAGCTGTCCTCGGACGAGGGTGACTCGTGCAGCGAGGAGCCTGACAGCACGACGCCTCCCTCCAAAAACCCCAAGGGTGACCGCAAGGCGCCCTTCCGGTGCCGCAAGTGCGGCTACCTCGCCAGCAGCTCAGCCGACTTCCAGGAACACATTCCCCAGCACCGGACTGACGAGAGCTCCCACCAGTGCCGGGAGTGCGGGCTCTGCTTCACCTCCCAGGTCTCCCTCAACCGCCACCGCTTCATCACCcacaagaagaagaagggagCGGGCGAGATGGAGGAGCCGGGGCCCCGGAGCCCCCTGGAAGGAGGTGCCCAGCACATGGCCGACGGCAAGCTGTCCTGCAAGGTGTGTGGCCGCTGCTTTGACAGCCAGCTGAACCTCAAGACGCACTTCCGCACCCACGGCATGGCCTTCATCCGTGCGAGGCAGAATGCAAGCCCTGAAAACTAG